One genomic window of Undibacterium cyanobacteriorum includes the following:
- a CDS encoding M48 family metallopeptidase has protein sequence MTANKASFLSHLQRALQLDLFGDLFVVERKPDPKPSAPRQGLPRRPKPSGVSPNASPNPQNNSSESEGKLKKILLGDVVLEYTLRRSKRRSIGFLIGDEGLRITAPRWVNLSEIEQAILEKQEWILKHLRAKREQQSQRQASQLRFEDGATIPLLGDAFRMRFELGRSKITVDHGTTELRIQLPVDTNDPLHETMCRTRLKAWLQQQAKLIFSQRMPELAEQLGVDYKHMQLSSAGTRWGSCTSNGVIRLNWRLVHLEPDLIDYVIAHELAHRIEMNHSPAFWATVERIYPRYDEARKRLKEVAVAGLPQL, from the coding sequence ATGACAGCCAATAAAGCCTCTTTCCTCTCACACCTACAACGCGCCTTACAACTCGATTTGTTTGGCGATTTGTTTGTGGTCGAAAGAAAGCCCGATCCGAAACCTTCCGCACCACGTCAAGGACTACCACGCAGACCAAAGCCTTCTGGAGTTTCACCAAACGCATCACCAAACCCACAAAACAATTCAAGCGAAAGCGAAGGCAAACTCAAAAAAATTCTGCTTGGCGATGTCGTACTCGAATACACATTGCGTCGTTCCAAACGCCGCAGCATCGGCTTTCTGATTGGCGATGAAGGCTTGCGCATTACCGCACCGCGATGGGTCAACCTCAGCGAAATTGAACAAGCGATTCTCGAAAAACAAGAATGGATTTTGAAGCACCTACGCGCTAAACGTGAACAACAAAGTCAACGCCAAGCCAGCCAACTACGCTTCGAAGATGGCGCGACCATCCCTCTGCTCGGCGATGCTTTCCGCATGCGTTTCGAATTAGGGCGTAGCAAGATTACAGTCGACCACGGCACCACCGAATTACGCATACAATTGCCGGTCGACACCAACGACCCGCTGCACGAAACCATGTGCCGTACGCGTCTCAAAGCATGGCTGCAGCAACAGGCCAAACTGATCTTCAGCCAGCGCATGCCTGAGCTCGCAGAACAACTTGGTGTCGATTACAAACATATGCAATTGAGTTCCGCTGGCACGCGCTGGGGCTCATGCACGTCGAATGGTGTGATCCGTCTAAACTGGCGCCTCGTGCATCTCGAACCCGACCTGATCGACTATGTGATCGCCCACGAACTCGCGCACCGCATAGAAATGAACCACAGTCCCGCTTTCTGGGCGACAGTCGAACGCATCTACCCGCGCTACGACGAAGCACGCAAGCGCTTGAAAGAAGTGGCGGTGGCGGGGTTACCACAACTCTAA